The Clostridiaceae bacterium HFYG-1003 genome includes a window with the following:
- a CDS encoding helix-turn-helix transcriptional regulator: MKVGRKLKELKQLKKMKLKDIAQSTGLSVSYISDILNEKTNPSVDTLMKLTESFGVSPALVMEPESPDYLTGVEAELHDLLLDVALWPPADQEDLLEFIRAKKQLLRLHAKQHIK, translated from the coding sequence ATGAAAGTCGGACGAAAACTGAAAGAACTGAAACAACTGAAGAAGATGAAGCTGAAGGACATCGCCCAGTCCACTGGACTGTCCGTCTCCTATATCTCCGATATTCTGAACGAGAAGACCAATCCCTCCGTGGATACTCTGATGAAGCTGACGGAATCGTTTGGGGTTTCCCCGGCACTGGTAATGGAACCGGAGTCTCCGGACTACCTCACCGGCGTGGAAGCCGAACTGCACGATCTGCTTCTGGATGTTGCCTTGTGGCCACCGGCAGACCAGGAAGACCTTCTGGAATTCATCCGGGCGAAAAAGCAGCTTCTTCGCCTTCACGCCAAACAGCACATCAAGTAA
- a CDS encoding helix-turn-helix domain-containing protein, with protein sequence MNFDIIEINTENYAISEIEGDCLFEIGANIKSIRQHKNISQRKLAERAGISNTYLSDIEVGRTNPSLKTLEKIAAALEMEIKELF encoded by the coding sequence ATGAATTTCGATATAATTGAAATTAATACAGAAAATTACGCTATAAGCGAAATAGAAGGTGATTGCTTGTTTGAAATCGGAGCCAATATCAAATCGATCCGTCAACACAAAAACATCTCGCAGCGCAAGCTGGCCGAACGGGCCGGAATTTCCAATACGTACTTGTCGGATATCGAGGTGGGACGGACGAATCCTTCGTTGAAAACTCTCGAAAAAATTGCTGCTGCCTTGGAAATGGAAATAAAAGAGCTGTTTTAA
- a CDS encoding fructose-1,6-bisphosphatase, with the protein MSEQMNLYEITKTRDLDYLKLLSRQFPNIATASTEVINLSAILNLPKGTEHFISDIHGEWESFNHVMRNASGVIRTKIDDIFGNTLMAHEKKTLATLIYYPDEKLEEIEKDGPMSKDWYRITLFRLLQVCKLVSTKYTRSKVRKALPKDFAYILEELIHENENRLNKAEYYNGIIDSIIDLDRAKAFIVAISELIQRLSVDRLHIMGDIYDRGSGADLVMDSMMDYHTLDITWGNHDILWMGAAAGSESCVANVVRIQARYDNLDVLEDSYGINLMPLAQLAMDVYDGQNLAKFMPRGDSIAEKSPKEIELIAKMHKAISIIQFKVEGQLILANPDFHMEERLLLDKIDFEQGTVRLAGGEYPLNDTDFPTVDPSDPYRLTEEEEWAMKKITQSFVNSNRLDEHVRFLFSKGSMFLTFNGNLLFHGCMPLNEDGTFMALNIEGTSYRGQAAFEKFEQMARMAYFSRKEEDRELGRNIMWYLWCGEKSPLFGKKRMTTFERYFVDDKTTHVEEKNPYFDLREQEDVLRHIFEDFGLKYETAHIINGHVPVKVKKGESPVKANGKVFVIDGGFAKAYQKETGIAGYTLIYNSQGMHLAMHEPFESTQVAISEEKDILSTITIVEKTRLRQLIADTDIGAELKGQINDLCQLLDAYRSGRIKEAITK; encoded by the coding sequence ATGTCAGAGCAAATGAACCTTTATGAAATTACGAAAACCAGGGATTTAGATTATCTGAAGCTGCTGTCCCGCCAGTTCCCCAATATCGCCACGGCGTCCACGGAAGTCATCAACCTGTCGGCGATTCTGAACCTGCCCAAGGGCACCGAGCATTTTATTTCGGATATCCATGGCGAGTGGGAATCCTTCAATCACGTCATGCGCAATGCCTCCGGCGTTATCCGCACCAAGATTGACGATATCTTCGGGAATACGCTGATGGCGCATGAGAAGAAAACACTGGCCACGCTGATCTACTATCCGGATGAAAAGCTCGAGGAAATTGAGAAAGACGGCCCCATGTCCAAGGACTGGTACCGGATCACTCTGTTCCGCCTGCTTCAGGTCTGCAAGCTGGTATCGACCAAATATACCCGGTCCAAGGTACGTAAAGCTCTCCCCAAGGATTTTGCCTATATCCTGGAAGAGCTGATCCATGAAAATGAAAACCGGCTGAACAAGGCGGAGTACTATAACGGCATCATCGATTCCATCATCGATCTGGATCGTGCCAAGGCCTTTATTGTGGCCATCTCTGAACTGATTCAGCGGCTGTCGGTAGACCGCCTCCATATCATGGGCGATATCTATGACCGCGGATCCGGTGCCGATCTGGTCATGGATTCCATGATGGATTACCATACCCTGGATATCACCTGGGGCAATCACGACATCCTCTGGATGGGCGCGGCGGCAGGCTCCGAGAGCTGCGTCGCCAATGTGGTGCGCATTCAGGCCAGATACGACAATCTCGATGTCCTGGAAGATTCCTACGGCATCAATCTGATGCCGCTGGCTCAGCTGGCCATGGATGTGTATGACGGTCAGAATCTGGCAAAGTTCATGCCCCGGGGAGATTCCATTGCGGAAAAGAGTCCCAAGGAGATTGAGCTCATTGCGAAGATGCATAAAGCCATTTCCATCATCCAATTCAAGGTGGAGGGGCAGCTGATTCTGGCCAATCCGGACTTCCATATGGAGGAACGGCTGCTGCTGGACAAGATTGACTTTGAACAGGGCACCGTCCGTCTGGCCGGTGGAGAGTATCCCTTGAATGATACGGATTTCCCCACGGTGGATCCATCGGATCCCTACCGGCTGACGGAAGAGGAAGAGTGGGCGATGAAGAAGATCACCCAGTCTTTCGTCAACTCCAACCGGCTGGATGAGCATGTTCGGTTCCTGTTTTCCAAGGGATCCATGTTCCTGACCTTCAACGGCAATCTGCTGTTCCATGGCTGCATGCCGCTCAATGAAGACGGCACGTTCATGGCGCTGAACATTGAGGGAACATCCTACCGCGGTCAGGCTGCCTTTGAGAAATTTGAGCAGATGGCCCGCATGGCGTATTTCTCGCGCAAGGAAGAGGACCGCGAACTGGGCCGCAACATCATGTGGTACCTGTGGTGCGGCGAAAAATCCCCGCTCTTCGGCAAGAAACGGATGACGACCTTCGAGCGGTACTTTGTCGATGACAAAACGACTCATGTGGAAGAAAAGAATCCCTACTTCGACCTGAGAGAACAGGAAGATGTTCTGCGTCACATTTTTGAAGACTTTGGCCTAAAGTATGAAACAGCCCATATCATCAACGGCCATGTGCCGGTCAAGGTGAAGAAGGGTGAGAGTCCGGTCAAGGCCAACGGTAAAGTGTTTGTCATTGACGGCGGGTTTGCCAAAGCCTATCAGAAGGAAACCGGCATCGCCGGCTACACCCTGATCTACAATTCCCAGGGGATGCATCTGGCCATGCACGAACCCTTTGAGAGCACCCAGGTGGCCATTTCCGAAGAAAAGGACATTCTGTCCACCATAACGATTGTCGAAAAAACAAGACTGCGCCAGCTCATTGCCGATACCGATATCGGAGCTGAGCTCAAAGGTCAGATCAATGATCTGTGTCAGCTGCTCGATGCTTACCGCAGCGGCCGGATCAAGGAAGCCATCACCAAGTAG
- a CDS encoding DUF697 domain-containing protein translates to MNEWRDQLKRWVVLPLVGFLVFFMLIAINQSLQLINWGWAIHPWLGGGLTILIIALFLGLLVYPLLSILRFRVQPELPKDRTSPEYLRYVEDLHKLMQNNKRIIASGLALPGDNKERELLNAYELLDQESDRLIKKEATDVFLTTAISQNGSLDGLFVLVSLVKLLWKIVHMYEARPSLKRILTLYGNVAATVLISRSLEDADLIEDQIEPIVSSLIGGSVMTLIPGAVPLTTLVVSSVTEGSINALLTLRCGCIAQRYLSALTEPDRGSLRRSASLEATAKLGEIMKENTLFIVRSFAAATKNAAANVTVNRFRRKPAAPDITAP, encoded by the coding sequence TTGAATGAATGGAGGGATCAACTTAAGCGCTGGGTCGTACTGCCCCTGGTCGGCTTTCTGGTCTTTTTTATGCTGATCGCAATCAATCAGAGCCTGCAGCTGATCAACTGGGGCTGGGCGATCCACCCCTGGCTGGGGGGTGGACTGACGATCCTGATCATTGCCCTGTTCCTGGGTCTTCTGGTATACCCCCTGCTCTCGATACTGCGCTTCAGGGTCCAGCCTGAGCTGCCAAAGGATCGAACCTCCCCGGAGTACCTCCGGTACGTGGAAGATCTTCATAAGCTGATGCAGAACAATAAGCGGATCATCGCCTCTGGTCTGGCGCTGCCCGGGGACAATAAGGAAAGGGAGCTCCTGAATGCCTATGAACTGCTGGATCAGGAATCAGACCGCCTCATTAAGAAGGAAGCCACCGATGTTTTTCTCACGACTGCCATTTCTCAGAATGGTTCGCTGGACGGATTGTTTGTGCTCGTATCCCTGGTGAAGCTGCTCTGGAAAATCGTGCACATGTATGAAGCCAGGCCTTCGCTGAAACGGATCCTGACTCTGTACGGCAATGTTGCGGCCACTGTTCTGATTTCCCGCAGCCTGGAGGACGCCGATCTGATTGAGGATCAGATTGAACCCATCGTCTCCTCCCTGATCGGAGGCAGTGTAATGACCCTGATTCCCGGAGCAGTGCCCCTCACCACTCTGGTGGTCTCCTCCGTCACGGAGGGATCCATCAACGCCCTCCTGACCTTGCGCTGCGGCTGCATCGCTCAGCGCTATCTGTCAGCCCTCACTGAGCCCGACCGGGGAAGCCTGCGGCGCAGTGCCAGCCTGGAGGCCACAGCCAAGCTGGGTGAGATCATGAAAGAGAACACGCTGTTCATCGTCCGGTCCTTTGCGGCCGCCACAAAAAATGCCGCCGCCAATGTCACGGTGAACCGGTTCCGCCGCAAACCGGCCGCTCCGGACATCACCGCTCCCTGA
- a CDS encoding slipin family protein, giving the protein MSEIFWQIVAIVFLLLAALVIGLLWLRYRRTTIIFDYQRGLKYVNGQPPELLEPGRYSYFSYNTRIESFDMRSILIQISGQDVLCRDKVGIKVSLSATYQIVDPRILMAGYEDYYDHLYHHLQIALRDTMATMELDEALDNRNSIAQAISLALKPDFMPGLKVLTVEIKDLMLPADLKKVYADVVKARKEGQAALERARGEAATLRNLANTARMMEKNPELLKLRLIQTMESTQGNTYHVALDSKPSEAVGTSEAE; this is encoded by the coding sequence ATGAGCGAAATTTTCTGGCAGATCGTTGCAATTGTGTTTCTTCTGCTCGCCGCCCTTGTGATCGGACTGCTCTGGCTCAGATATCGCCGGACCACAATCATTTTCGATTACCAGCGCGGACTTAAATACGTGAACGGCCAACCGCCGGAACTGCTTGAACCGGGCAGATACTCGTATTTTTCCTATAACACCCGTATCGAGTCTTTCGATATGAGATCGATTCTGATCCAGATCAGCGGACAGGATGTGCTGTGCCGGGACAAGGTCGGGATCAAGGTGAGTTTATCGGCCACGTATCAGATCGTGGATCCCAGGATCCTGATGGCGGGCTATGAAGATTACTATGACCATCTCTACCACCATCTTCAAATTGCTCTTCGGGATACTATGGCCACGATGGAGCTGGACGAAGCGCTGGACAACCGCAATTCAATTGCCCAGGCCATCAGCCTGGCCTTGAAGCCCGACTTCATGCCGGGGCTTAAGGTACTGACTGTTGAAATCAAGGATCTGATGCTCCCGGCCGATTTGAAGAAAGTCTATGCCGATGTCGTGAAGGCCCGCAAGGAAGGGCAGGCAGCCCTGGAACGGGCCCGCGGGGAAGCGGCAACCCTGAGAAACCTGGCGAACACGGCCCGCATGATGGAAAAGAATCCCGAACTCCTGAAACTGCGCCTGATCCAGACCATGGAATCGACCCAGGGAAATACCTACCACGTTGCCCTCGACTCGAAACCCTCCGAAGCGGTCGGTACATCAGAAGCAGAGTAA
- a CDS encoding purine/pyrimidine permease — translation MSQRSLNNELFRLNGNPTLGQAFPQALQHVLAMLIGNITPPIIIANAIGLPEADKILLTQAAMIIGGLTTFLQLYPVFGFGMGLPNVMGVAFAYVPVLLTIGKTWGIEAIFGAQIFGGLASILIGLFIGKIRKFFPPIVSGTVVLAIGLSLYGTAINYIAGGSVQAEDFGLPKYWLVAVITLIVTLTCNLRGKGYIRISGMLIGILSGYVVSVFLLGINFGKIGSASWFAVPSIMKWGLEFNPGAIVLMILMYIVQAVQTIGDVSSTTIGGFGRQAKDSELGGGIKGQGLMGIIGAIMGGLPTDPYSQNVGLIVTTKVVAKKVFTVVAAVILIAGFIPKFGAVMTTIPYPVLGGATITVFAAITMSGIQLITEQPMTYRNKMIVGIALAVGMGLYMQPKSLQFFPQLVRDIMGGSPIVVCFLVAFTLNILFPAGAEDREPEEDLVPIPEAFAIDDEAMETREETV, via the coding sequence ATGAGTCAACGATCTCTCAACAATGAACTCTTCCGTCTCAATGGGAACCCAACCCTGGGTCAGGCGTTCCCGCAGGCTCTTCAGCATGTGCTGGCCATGCTGATCGGAAATATTACTCCTCCTATTATTATTGCCAATGCCATCGGATTGCCGGAAGCAGATAAAATCCTCCTGACTCAGGCAGCCATGATCATCGGTGGCCTCACCACATTTCTTCAACTGTATCCAGTCTTTGGATTCGGAATGGGTCTGCCCAATGTCATGGGTGTTGCCTTCGCTTATGTTCCGGTGCTTCTGACCATTGGCAAGACCTGGGGAATCGAAGCGATCTTCGGAGCCCAGATCTTTGGAGGACTGGCATCGATCCTGATCGGTTTGTTTATTGGAAAAATCCGTAAGTTCTTCCCGCCCATCGTCAGCGGTACCGTCGTTCTCGCCATTGGGCTGTCACTTTACGGAACCGCCATCAACTATATTGCCGGCGGGTCAGTCCAGGCGGAAGACTTCGGACTCCCCAAATACTGGCTGGTTGCAGTCATCACCTTGATTGTGACTTTGACCTGCAACCTACGGGGCAAAGGCTATATCCGGATCTCCGGTATGCTGATCGGTATTCTCAGCGGCTATGTCGTATCTGTATTCCTTCTTGGCATTAACTTTGGCAAGATCGGTTCTGCTTCCTGGTTTGCTGTTCCCTCCATCATGAAATGGGGTCTTGAGTTCAATCCCGGGGCCATCGTCCTGATGATCCTGATGTACATCGTCCAGGCCGTTCAGACCATCGGAGACGTCTCCTCAACCACCATCGGCGGCTTCGGCCGCCAGGCGAAGGATTCTGAGCTGGGCGGAGGAATCAAGGGCCAGGGTCTCATGGGCATCATCGGTGCCATCATGGGCGGCCTGCCGACCGACCCCTACAGCCAGAATGTCGGTCTGATTGTGACAACGAAAGTCGTTGCCAAGAAAGTCTTCACCGTCGTGGCTGCCGTCATCCTGATCGCCGGCTTTATTCCCAAATTCGGAGCCGTCATGACGACCATTCCTTACCCGGTTCTTGGCGGAGCAACCATTACCGTCTTTGCTGCCATTACCATGTCCGGTATTCAGCTGATCACCGAACAGCCCATGACCTACCGCAACAAAATGATTGTCGGCATCGCGCTGGCCGTCGGCATGGGACTGTACATGCAGCCAAAATCCCTTCAGTTCTTCCCCCAGCTGGTCCGTGACATCATGGGCGGCTCACCCATCGTGGTCTGCTTCCTGGTGGCCTTTACTCTGAATATCCTGTTCCCGGCAGGAGCAGAAGACCGCGAACCGGAAGAAGATCTGGTTCCCATTCCGGAGGCCTTTGCCATTGATGATGAGGCTATGGAGACCAGAGAAGAAACGGTTTAA
- a CDS encoding ATP-binding cassette domain-containing protein, whose protein sequence is MLKIDSLTKKYKDKAAVRNLSFQFEKGLLGLLGPNGAGKTTLMKCITSLVEYEGTITFQDQPISTLRIGYLPQKFNFFGNLTVKEGVQYAAIMKDEHRNLNWSHLLEQVNLEEEKDRLIKTLSGGMLRRLGIAFALIGKPELIIVDEPTAGLDPLERVSFTGLIKSISENTPVIVSTHIVEDIEDTADVIAVMNRGQIAHSGSALALKESIVPRLFHIPRGMSIEAPHWVITQDTDPISGSTSQRVLFQNRPKELKNEWRRIHPTIQDVYFDAVRNEAVNESVY, encoded by the coding sequence ATGCTAAAAATTGATTCACTGACTAAGAAATATAAAGATAAAGCAGCCGTCCGGAATCTGTCCTTTCAATTCGAGAAAGGTTTGCTGGGTCTGCTGGGACCAAATGGTGCAGGAAAGACTACCTTAATGAAGTGCATCACCTCCCTGGTGGAATATGAAGGTACCATTACTTTTCAGGATCAGCCGATCTCAACGTTGAGAATCGGGTACCTACCCCAGAAATTCAATTTTTTCGGGAATCTGACCGTGAAGGAAGGGGTCCAGTATGCGGCGATCATGAAGGATGAGCATCGAAATCTGAATTGGTCCCATCTGCTGGAGCAGGTGAATTTAGAAGAAGAAAAGGATCGACTGATCAAAACCCTTTCCGGAGGGATGCTGCGTCGCCTGGGCATTGCCTTTGCACTTATTGGGAAACCGGAACTAATTATTGTCGATGAACCCACAGCGGGGCTTGACCCCCTGGAGCGAGTATCCTTTACCGGATTGATCAAGTCCATTTCAGAAAACACCCCTGTTATTGTCTCAACTCATATCGTGGAAGATATTGAGGACACCGCTGATGTCATTGCAGTGATGAACCGCGGACAAATCGCCCATAGTGGATCTGCTCTTGCCTTGAAAGAGTCCATTGTCCCTCGATTATTCCACATCCCCCGGGGCATGTCCATCGAAGCCCCCCACTGGGTCATCACTCAGGATACCGATCCCATCAGCGGATCAACCAGTCAACGCGTCCTGTTCCAAAACCGACCGAAGGAACTGAAGAACGAGTGGCGTCGAATTCATCCCACCATTCAGGATGTCTATTTTGACGCAGTCCGGAATGAGGCCGTGAATGAATCGGTTTATTAA
- a CDS encoding GNAT family N-acetyltransferase: MNQTKATPRIILKSLIDETDFRRIQELERICTDFEPIALKLELEYKLADAQMKSDPIDMGPIRELMYEIGDEIIGYLGISTFGGQDWEVTGMVHPAWRRKGIFKTLYRLMCSESACQKPGGVLLLCDRHSPGGRAFLATTGAVRDHCEHEMFLRPDFPDSAFQTPIRLRQADRFDIPEIQRQNKIYFDFGSDPIDSDSDVTDHGDIVLIPEEEELRGMTIYIAELDQIPVGKVHIQRGSDFWGIYGLGVLPEYRSLGYGRAILSLAVSRMRSLGAPAIMLQVDADNDRALSLYQSCGFESTSTMDYYRL, from the coding sequence GTGAATCAAACAAAAGCAACACCCAGGATAATCCTCAAGAGCCTCATTGATGAGACGGATTTCCGGCGAATCCAGGAACTGGAGCGAATCTGTACAGACTTTGAACCCATCGCGCTGAAGCTCGAACTGGAGTATAAGCTGGCGGATGCACAGATGAAGTCAGATCCGATTGACATGGGTCCGATCCGTGAGCTGATGTATGAGATTGGCGATGAAATCATCGGATACCTAGGGATTTCAACTTTTGGAGGACAGGACTGGGAGGTCACGGGCATGGTTCATCCGGCGTGGCGCCGCAAGGGTATATTCAAGACGCTCTACCGCTTGATGTGTTCCGAGTCAGCCTGCCAGAAACCCGGAGGAGTCCTGCTGCTGTGTGACCGGCATTCGCCGGGCGGAAGAGCGTTCCTGGCAACCACGGGAGCAGTTCGTGATCACTGTGAGCATGAGATGTTTCTGCGGCCGGACTTTCCGGATTCTGCTTTTCAAACACCCATCCGTTTGAGACAGGCAGACCGCTTCGATATCCCGGAAATTCAACGGCAGAACAAAATCTATTTTGACTTTGGGTCTGACCCGATCGACTCGGACAGCGATGTGACGGATCATGGAGACATCGTCCTGATTCCTGAGGAAGAAGAACTGCGCGGAATGACCATCTACATTGCTGAACTGGATCAAATTCCGGTGGGAAAAGTCCACATTCAGAGGGGGAGTGACTTTTGGGGGATCTACGGTCTTGGGGTGCTGCCTGAGTATCGCAGCCTCGGATATGGCCGGGCGATCCTGAGTCTGGCGGTGTCCCGGATGCGATCCCTGGGTGCGCCGGCAATCATGCTGCAGGTGGATGCCGATAACGATCGTGCGCTTTCTCTGTATCAGTCCTGCGGCTTTGAATCAACTTCCACAATGGACTATTACCGGCTGTGA
- the argC gene encoding N-acetyl-gamma-glutamyl-phosphate reductase → MNVSLVGATGYGGVELIRLLHQHPVFKLNAIYSHSKGGESIQSYFPHLLGLCELIMDDIDPAAVKAKSDLVFLAVPAGISRDWSKKLREAGLKVVDLSGDFRLEDPDEYETWYKKDAIAPEELEGVVFGLADVAAEAIKTAEFISNPGCYPTASLLGLYPLAINGLILPGSIIIDAKSGVSGAGRGASVGSLFCEVADNLKIYKVSQHQHTPEIEQQLNKWDPAIGLITFETHLIPMNRGIMVTEYVELVSPMTARELHDLYSETYQNAPFVRVRPLGEFPSTKEVQGSNYCDIGVTVNPRTGKALIVAVLDNLVKGAAGQAVQNANIWTGQDPATGLELVPMYP, encoded by the coding sequence ATGAATGTATCCCTGGTCGGGGCAACGGGCTACGGCGGCGTGGAACTGATCCGCCTGTTGCACCAGCATCCCGTATTTAAACTCAATGCCATTTATTCGCATTCAAAGGGCGGGGAAAGCATTCAAAGTTATTTTCCTCATCTGCTTGGGCTGTGTGAACTGATCATGGATGATATTGATCCGGCCGCGGTAAAAGCGAAATCCGATCTGGTCTTTCTGGCTGTTCCGGCTGGCATTTCCCGAGATTGGTCAAAAAAACTGAGAGAAGCGGGTTTGAAAGTTGTGGATCTGTCGGGGGATTTTCGACTGGAAGATCCGGATGAATATGAAACGTGGTACAAGAAGGACGCAATAGCCCCGGAAGAACTGGAGGGCGTGGTCTTCGGCCTGGCCGATGTGGCGGCTGAAGCCATCAAAACGGCGGAATTCATTTCCAATCCCGGCTGTTATCCGACCGCATCGCTGCTGGGCCTATATCCCCTGGCCATCAACGGTCTCATCCTTCCCGGCAGCATCATCATCGATGCCAAGTCCGGTGTTTCCGGTGCAGGGCGGGGTGCTTCCGTTGGCTCGCTGTTCTGTGAGGTGGCGGACAATCTGAAAATATATAAAGTCAGTCAGCACCAGCATACCCCGGAGATCGAACAGCAGCTCAACAAGTGGGATCCCGCCATCGGCCTGATCACATTTGAGACCCATCTGATCCCCATGAACCGGGGGATCATGGTCACAGAATATGTCGAACTGGTGTCTCCCATGACAGCCCGGGAGCTCCATGATCTTTACAGCGAAACCTATCAGAATGCTCCCTTTGTCCGGGTCCGCCCGCTGGGCGAGTTCCCATCCACCAAGGAGGTTCAGGGTTCGAATTACTGCGACATCGGCGTAACAGTCAATCCGCGGACCGGAAAAGCGCTCATCGTGGCGGTATTGGACAATCTGGTCAAGGGCGCAGCCGGACAGGCGGTCCAAAATGCCAATATCTGGACAGGACAGGATCCGGCCACCGGGCTGGAACTTGTGCCCATGTACCCATAA
- the argJ gene encoding bifunctional ornithine acetyltransferase/N-acetylglutamate synthase — MYFSISKLDNGSITSPKGFLAGGVHAGLRYAKKDLGMIYSQVPATAVAVHTLNQFIAAPNQVTKQSIAVEQKIQAVVTNSACANACTGSRGMEDALTMRRLAAEKFGIPEHYVAVASTGVIGEFLDMEKIRQGIAAVVVEATQEGAKGYEKAIMTTDLIEKYTGYEAEIDGVKVTMGGCCKGSGMIHPNMATMLGYITTDALVDSDALKKVFSLITDLSFNQITVDGETSTNDMVLLLANGMAGNEILSEDHPQWPVFASMLTQTAQDLAKAIARDGEGATKLIEVHVKGAATDQAARILSKQIVGSSLVKTAVYGNDANWGRIVSAAGHANVPLDTTKVDVMIGDTVMLKNSEVVPFDEEIAKAYLQGEVVRIEVDFHMGDGSATAWGCDLTYKYVEINASYRS; from the coding sequence ATGTATTTTAGTATCAGCAAATTAGATAATGGATCCATCACCAGCCCCAAGGGTTTTCTGGCCGGAGGAGTCCACGCGGGACTGCGCTATGCAAAAAAAGATCTCGGGATGATCTACTCCCAGGTGCCGGCCACAGCCGTGGCCGTCCACACGTTAAATCAGTTCATCGCCGCACCCAATCAGGTCACCAAGCAGAGCATCGCCGTCGAGCAGAAGATCCAGGCTGTGGTCACCAACAGTGCCTGCGCCAATGCCTGCACCGGAAGCCGCGGCATGGAAGATGCCCTGACCATGCGCAGGCTGGCCGCTGAGAAGTTCGGCATCCCGGAACACTACGTTGCCGTGGCCTCCACGGGTGTCATCGGGGAGTTTCTTGACATGGAAAAGATCAGACAAGGCATTGCCGCCGTCGTGGTGGAAGCGACTCAGGAAGGGGCCAAAGGGTATGAGAAGGCCATCATGACCACTGATCTCATTGAGAAGTACACCGGTTATGAAGCCGAGATCGACGGTGTCAAAGTGACGATGGGAGGGTGCTGCAAAGGTTCGGGCATGATCCATCCCAATATGGCAACGATGCTGGGATACATCACGACCGATGCGCTGGTTGACTCGGACGCCCTGAAAAAAGTTTTTTCACTTATCACGGATCTTTCCTTCAATCAGATCACAGTGGACGGCGAGACCTCCACCAATGATATGGTGCTGCTGCTGGCCAATGGCATGGCGGGCAATGAGATCCTCAGCGAAGACCATCCGCAGTGGCCTGTATTTGCCAGTATGCTGACTCAGACGGCACAGGATCTGGCAAAAGCCATAGCAAGAGATGGGGAAGGCGCCACGAAGCTCATCGAAGTCCATGTCAAAGGAGCCGCAACGGATCAGGCAGCCAGGATCCTCAGCAAACAGATCGTGGGATCCAGTCTGGTCAAGACCGCAGTGTACGGCAATGATGCCAACTGGGGACGGATCGTTTCCGCCGCCGGCCATGCCAATGTGCCTCTGGACACCACCAAAGTGGATGTCATGATCGGCGATACCGTGATGCTTAAGAACAGTGAAGTCGTCCCTTTTGATGAAGAAATCGCCAAGGCATATCTCCAGGGTGAAGTGGTCCGCATCGAGGTTGATTTCCATATGGGGGACGGAAGCGCCACAGCCTGGGGCTGCGATCTGACTTACAAATATGTTGAGATCAATGCCAGCTACCGTTCATAG
- the argB gene encoding acetylglutamate kinase, whose protein sequence is MNKTIVLKCGGSITDELGAGFFDSIKDLMRSGYHILIIHGGGPDITRYLKDKGIETKFVDGLRHTDEAVLSAVEVMLSGKTNRHIVQKLKSQGIPAIGMQGPDHFFQADLLDYDKYGLVGIMTGVETKVVEALLQLGLIPVVTPLAQGPNGEHLNINADIAAAHAAIGLQAEELIFVTNVPGVMKNGDLLDSVTKEEIDQMLADGTIYGGMIPKVKGALNALKSGIESVRIGSGLAPIWKNGSFSGTAITAEDL, encoded by the coding sequence ATGAATAAAACAATCGTGCTGAAATGCGGCGGGAGTATCACCGATGAACTGGGGGCAGGTTTTTTTGACAGCATAAAAGACCTGATGAGATCGGGCTACCACATCCTCATCATTCACGGCGGCGGACCCGACATCACCCGCTATCTCAAGGACAAAGGAATCGAGACGAAATTCGTTGATGGTCTGCGCCACACCGATGAAGCGGTCCTCTCTGCTGTTGAGGTCATGCTGTCGGGTAAAACCAACCGGCACATCGTCCAGAAGCTCAAGTCTCAGGGAATTCCGGCCATCGGAATGCAGGGACCGGACCATTTTTTCCAGGCCGACCTGCTGGACTATGATAAGTACGGACTGGTGGGCATCATGACCGGAGTGGAAACCAAGGTTGTGGAAGCACTGCTGCAGTTGGGGCTGATCCCGGTGGTAACACCACTGGCTCAGGGACCCAACGGAGAGCACCTCAACATCAACGCGGACATTGCCGCCGCTCATGCAGCCATCGGCTTACAGGCAGAGGAACTGATCTTTGTCACCAATGTGCCAGGGGTCATGAAAAACGGCGATCTCCTGGATTCTGTCACGAAAGAAGAGATTGACCAGATGCTGGCAGACGGGACAATTTACGGGGGGATGATCCCCAAAGTCAAGGGAGCACTCAATGCACTGAAGTCAGGCATCGAATCAGTCCGGATTGGTTCCGGCCTGGCACCCATCTGGAAAAACGGCAGCTTCTCCGGAACTGCCATCACAGCGGAGGATTTGTAA